A portion of the Motacilla alba alba isolate MOTALB_02 chromosome 19, Motacilla_alba_V1.0_pri, whole genome shotgun sequence genome contains these proteins:
- the FZD9 gene encoding frizzled-9, translating into MAAARLRVALWVLWHFGVGGRGLELAGLEGPRGRAARCQPVDIPMCRGIGYNLTRMPNLLGHESQREAALKLHEFAPLVEYGCHVHLRFFLCSLYAPMCTDQVSASIPACRPMCEQARHKCVPIMEQFNFGWPESLDCGRLPTKNDPNALCMEAPENASAAEPHKGQGMLPVAPRPWPPGTATEGRGPNGLGACDNPEKFQYVEKSLSCAPRCSPGVDVYWSREDKDFAFIWMAVWSTLCFVSTAFTVLTFLLDPHRFQYPERPIIFLSMCYNVYSVAFIIRSVAGAENIACDQENGELYIIQEGLESTGCTIVFLVLYYFGMASSLWWVVLTLTWFLAAGKKWGHEAIEAHSSYFHMAAWGIPAMKTIVILTMRKVAGDELTGLCYVGSMDVSALTGFVLIPLSCYLVIGTSFILTGFVALFHIRKIMKTGGTNTEKLEKLMVKIGVFSILYTVPATCVIVCYFYERLNVDYWMLQALEHGCLRLPGRRATDCSLEASVPTVAVFMLKIFMSLVVGITSGVWVWSSKTLQTWQSLCNRRLGMRTRSKPCSGVSCGGGHCHYKAPTVMLHMTKTDPYLDNPTHV; encoded by the coding sequence atGGCGGCGGCACGGCTGCGGGTGGCCCTGTGGGTGCTGTGGCATTTTGGAGTGGGCGGTCGCGGGTTGGAGCTGGCGGGACTTGAGGGCCCGCGGGGGCGCGCGGCGAGGTGCCAGCCTGTGGACATCCCGATGTGCCGGGGGATTGGGTACAACCTGACCCGCATGCCCAACCTGCTGGGGCACGAGAGCCAGCGTGAGGCCGCCCTGAAGCTGCACGAGTTCGCCCCGCTGGTGGAGTACGGCTGCCACGTTCACCTGCgcttcttcctctgctccctctaCGCACCCATGTGCACCGATCAGGTGAGCGccagcatccctgcctgccGCCCCATGTGTGAGCAGGCCCGCCACAAGTGCGTCCCCATCATGGAACAGTTCAATTTCGGCTGGCCTGAGTCACTTGACTGCGGCAGGTTGCCCACCAAGAATGACCCCAATGCCCTCTGCATGGAGGCCCCTGAAAACGCTTCAGCCGCTGAGCCACACAAGGGACAGGGGATGCTGCCTGTGGCCCCCCGCCCTTGGCCACCTGGCACCGCTACTGAGGGACGGGGACCCAATGGGCTGGGGGCTTGCGACAATCCTGAGAAGTTCCAGTACGTGGAGAAGAGCCTCTCGTGTGCACCCAGGTGCTCCCCCGGGGTCGACGTGTACTGGTCCCGGGAAGACAAGGACTTTGCCTTCATCTGGATGGCTGTCTGGTCCACCCTCTGCTTCGTCTCCACTGCCTTCACCGTCCTTACTTTTCTGCTTGACCCCCACCGCTTCCAGTACCCTGAGAGGCCTATCATTTTCCTCTCCATGTGCTACAATGTCTACTCTGTGGCCTTCATCATCCGCTCTGTGGCCGGGGCTGAGAACATTGCCTGTGACCAGGAGAACGGTGAGCTCTACATCAtacaggaggggctggagagcacAGGCTGCACCATTGTCTTCCTTGTCCTCTACTATTTTGGCATGGCTAGCTCTCTCTGGTGGGTTGTCCTCACCCTCACCTggttcctggctgctgggaagaagTGGGGACATGAAGCCATCGAGGCCCACAGCAGCTACTTCCACATGGCTGCCTGGGGCATCCCAGCCATGAAGACCATTGTCATCCTCACCATGCGGAAGGTGGCAGGGGATGAGCTCACGGGGCTGTGCTATGTGGGGAGCATGGACGTCAGTGCCCTGACTGGCTTTGTCCTCATCCCCCTCTCCTGCTACCTGGTCATTGGCACCTCCTTCATCCTCACTGGCTTCGTTGCCCTCTTCCACATCCGGAAGATCATGAAGACGGGTGGCACCAACACAGAGAAGCTAGAGAAGCTGATGGTGAAGATTGGGGTCTTCTCCATCCTCTACACTGTCCCGGCCACCTGTGTCATTGTCTGCTACTTCTACGAGCGGCTGAATGTGGATTACTGGATGCTGCAGGCGTTGGAGCATGGCTGCCTACGCCTGCCTGGCCGCCGTGCCACCGACTGCTCCCTTGAGGCCTCGGTGCCCACTGTGGCTGTCTTCATGCTAAAGATTTTCATGTCACTGGTGGTGGGCATCACCAGCGGGGTGTGGGTATGGAGCTCTAAAACACTGCAGACCTGGCAGAGCCTGTGCAACAGGCGGCTGGGCATGAGGACGCGGAGCAAGCCCTGCAGTGGGGTCAGCTGTGGCGGGGGACACTGCCACTACAAAGCCCCAACAGTCATGCTGCACATGACCAAGACGGACCCGTACCTGGACAACCCAACTCACGTCTAG